The genomic interval TTTCTCGTGTGAAACGTTGTTTAAATTATGGAAATGATGCGTACTCAATGGCGCTTAACCGTATTAAAGAGGAACCAACTGAATGATAATAAAAGGACTAGAAAAAGCCGAGGAATCGTTCCCGGCTTTTCTTTGAGTTCTAAAAAATCTTAGTGCTATAATGGTGTAATGGCAGAAGAGAATGGAGGATAACTATGTACGATTTTCGCGAGTGGAAACATGTGTTTAAGCTCGATCCTAATAAAGAAATAACAGATGAAGATCTTGAAAAAGTGTGCGAATCGGGGACAGATGCCATATTGGTTGGTGGGACAGATGGAGTAACGTTAGAAAATGTTCTGCATTTAATGGCTCGTGTTCGCCGCTATACTGTGCCATGTGTGCTGGAGGTTTCATCTATTGAAACCGTTACACCGGGATTTGATTTATATTTTATTCCGAGTGTACTCAATAGTAAGAATCCGGACTGGATGATGGGGCTGCATCAAAAAGCGGTCAAGGAATATGGGTTACTGATGAATTGGGATGAAGTGTTTGTTGAAGGGTACTGTATTTTAAACGCAGAGTGCAAAGCTGCACAATTAACTGAGGCGAATACAATGCTTGATGAGGAGGATGTGGCAGCCTATGCGATGGTGGCTGAAAAGATGTTTAACTTGCCAATTTTCTATTTGGAATACAGTGGGAACTATGGAGATGTGTCGGTTGTTCAAGCGGCTAAAGAGAACCTAGAAAATACGGTTCTTTTTTATGGTGGAGGTATTACGTCAGCTCATCAAGCAAGCGAAATGGCTCAATTTGCTGATGTTGTCGTTGTTGGTAATATTGTCTATGACGATTTACAAGCTGCTTTAGAGACAGTTAAGGCTGTTAAATAGCTATAGATGTAGTATAATTTAAGAACAAATGTTCGTTAGGTGGTGCAATGATGCAATTTTTAGTAGAGAAATTATTAAACGGGTTGAATCAACAGCAGCAACAAGCAGTTAAAGCAACAGAAGGTCCTCTATTAATTATGGCAGGGGCAGGAAGCGGAAAGACACGTGTGCTGACTCATCGAATTGCTTATTTAATGGTAGAGAAGCAAGTCGCGCCGTGGAATATTTTAGCCATTACGTTTACAAATAAAGCCGCGCGCGAAATGAAAGAACGAATTCGCAGCATTTTAGGGGGAACGTCTGATGAGATTTGGATTTCAACGTTTCACTCGATGTGTGTTCGAATTTTACGCCGGGATATCGATCGCATGGGCTTTAGCCGCAATTTTTCAATATTAGATACAACGGATCAACAATCTGTGATTAAACAAATTTTAAAAGATCGCAATATGGATCCAAAGAAAAATGATTACCGCTCGATTTTAGGAAGCATCAGTTCGGCGAAAAATGAGCTGGTTACGCCGGAGGAATATGCGAAAACAGCGGCTGATTTTTATACGCAATCTGTATCTGATGTGTATACCGAATATCAAAAACGACTTCGTAAAAATCAAGCCCTCGACTTCGACGATTTGATTATGATGACGATTCAATTATTTCAACGTGTTCCAGAAGTGCTTGAATATTATCAGCGGAAATTTCAATATATTCACGTTGATGAGTATCAGGACACGAATCGCGCACAATACATGCTTGTAAAGCTATTAGCTTCACGTTTTCGTAATTTATGTGTAGTGGGAGATTCGGATCAATCCATCTACCGCTGGCGTGGCGCGGATATCGCGAACATTTTATCTTTCGAAAAAGATTATCCGAATGCCACGATGATTTTCTTGGAGCAAAACTATCGTTCAACGAAACGAATTTTGGAAGCTGCCAATAAGGTGATTGAGAATAATCGTAACCGTAAACCAAAAAATCTTTGGACAGAAAATCTAGAAGGCGAGAAAATTTTCTATTATCGTGCAGATAGTGAGCAAGGAGAAGCACAGTTTGTAGCTGGAAAAATTAATGAGCTCACAAGGAATGGAAAAACATTATCTGATATTGCGATTTTATATCGTACCAATGCCCAGTCGCGGGTAATGGAGGAAGTTTTACTAAAATCGAATCTGAACTATACCATTGTTGGCGGGACAAAATTCTATGATCGTAAAGAGATTAAGGATTTACTGGCCTATTTACGTCTGATTTCAAACCCGGACGATGATATTAGTTTACGCCGTATCATTAATGTGCCGAAGCGCGGGATTGGGGCTACTTCGATGGATAAGGTTGCGGATTATGCGCGGCAGTATGATCTTTCCATCTATCAAGCTCTTGAGTCTGTAGAGATGATTGGTATAAGTGCCAAAGCAACAAAATCGGCACGTGAATTTGCTAATTTAATTAGAAATTATACGAATCAGCAAGAATACTTGTCTGTTACAGAGCTTGTAGAAGAAGTGCTTGATAAAACGGGTTATCGTGATATGCTTCAAACAGAAAATACAATCGAAGCGCAAAGTCGTTTAGAAAATATTGATGAATTTTTGTCAGTAACAAAAGCATTTGAAGATAATAATGAAGACAAGTCGCTTATCGGCTTTTTAACAGACTTAGCGTTAGTAGCAGATATCGATCAACTAGATGAACAAAAAGTTGAAGAACAAGATCAAGTAACGCTTATGACACTTCACTCTGCAAAAGGCCTTGAATTCCCTATTGTCTTTTTACTAGGCCTAGAAGAAGGTGTCTTCCCGCATAGCCGTTCATTGGCAGATGAGCAAGAAATGGAAGAAGAGCGGCGCTTGGCGTATGTTGGTGTCACTCGTGCTGAGGAGCAATTATTTATTACGAATGCTCAAATGCGGACATTATTTGGTCGGACGAATATGAATCCTGTTTCTCGTTTTGTTAGTGAAATTCCAGCAGAGCTATTGGAAGATCTAAAACCAGCTCCTAAAAGTAAAACGTCCTTTAGTTCAACAGCACGAACGTCAGCGACGACACAGCGCAAAGCACCAGCTTCATTTGGTCGCGCAGTTTCAACTCCATCTGCGACAGGAGGCGATGGAATCGATTGGGCAGTCGGTGATAAAGCGTCCCATAAAAAGTGGGGAATTGGCACGGTTGTTAGTGTGAAGGGTGAAGGAGAAGGAAAAGAGCTGGATATTGCCTTTCCAAGTCCAACGGGTATTAAGCGTCTGCTTGCTAAATTTGCTCCAGTTGAAAAAGTATAAGGTGAAGGAACAGTATGTAAATTACGCTGTTACCTTCTTATTAAAGGAAGGACTGAATTTATGGCTGTACCAACTGAAAAGATAGTTCGTGAATTACAAGCTTTATTAAACCAATACAACTATGAATATCATGTCCTCGATAAGCCATCTGTTCCAGATGCAGAATATGATCGACTTTTACGAGAACTGATTGAATATGAAGAAAAGTTTCCAGAACTAAAAACATCTGATTCACCAACGCAGCGCGTAGGCGGTGAAGTGTTGAGCATGTTTCAGAAAGTAGAACATACTTCGCCGATGCTTAGTCTGGGGAATGCCTTTAATGAAGGAGACTTACGGGACTTTGATCGAAAAGTGCGACAAGCGGTAGGCGATGATTTTTCTTATGTGTGTGAACTGAAAATTGATGGACTAGCTGTAACACTTCAGTATGAAAATGGTTATTTCGTTAAAGGTGCGACACGTGGAGATGGTACAATAGGAGAGGATATAACCGCTAATTTAAAAACGATTAAGTCCATTCCGTTAAAATTGAACGAGCCCCTTACTATCGAAGTTCGCGGTGAAGCGTTCATGCCAAAAAAATCATTTGAAGCGTTGAATACATTAAAAGAAGAAAATGGAGAAGAGCCTTTTGCTAATCCGAGAAATGCAGCTGCTGGTTCATTGCGACAACTTGACCCTAAAATTGCAGCGAAGCGAAATTTAGCGATTTTTCTTTATGCCATTGCGGATATAGGAGAAACAGGTGTCCAGTCACATAGTGAAGGATTAGACTTGCTCGATCAACTTGGCTTTAAAACGAATCAGGAACGAAAACGCTGTGAGACGATTGAAGATGTACTGGCTTTTATTGAAGGCTGGACCGAAAAACGGCCACATTTAGCGTATGAGATTGATGGAATTGTTATTAAGGTGGATTCTTTGGAGCAGCAAGAGCGATTAGGCTATACAGCGAAAAGTCCACGTTGGGCGATTGCTTATAAATTTCCCGCAGAAGAAGTGGTGACAATTCTTCGTGATATCGAATTATCAATTGGTCGTACCGGCGTGTTAACTCCTACGGCAATTCTTGATCCTGTACGCGTAGCTGGAACAACAGTTCAACGTGCTTCGCTTCATAATGAAGACCTAATTCGTGAAAAGGATATTCGAATAGGTGATTCAGTCGTTGTAAAAAAAGCGGGAGATATTATTCCAGAAGTGGTGAATGTTTTAGTAGATCGTCGAACAGGAGACGAAGTAGAATTTCGTATGCCAACAGAATGTCCAGAATGTGATAGCGAGCTAGTTAGACTTGAAGGGGAAGTGGCATTACGATGCATCAACCCAAAATGTCCGGCTCAAATTCGAGAAGGACTTATTCACTTTGTTTCACGAACGGCTATGAATATCGATGGTCTTGGAGAAAAAGTCATTAGTCAATTGTTCAAGGAGCAACTCATTCAGGATGTAGCGGATATTTATAAGCTAACGTATGAGCAACTGATTGGCTTAGAAAGAATGGGAGAAAAATCCGTTAATAATTTACTTCAAGCGATTGAAGCGTCGAAGGATAATTCACTTGAAAAATTACTGTTTGGTCTTGGTATTCGTCATGTTGGTGCAAAAGCAGCGAAAACATTAGCTCAGCAATTTGGGACACTTCATGCCCTGTGTCAGGCAACTGTTGAAGAACTAACTGCTATTAATGAAATTGGCGAAAAGATGGCAGATTCGATTGTGACTTACTTCGAATTAGACGAAGTTTCTGCATTAATCGATGAATTAGAGGCAGTGAGTGTGAACCTTGCTTATAAAGGGGCTAAACCAGTAGCGGCAGATGAAGTAGATTCTATTTTTGCTGGTAAAACGGTTGTTTTAACGGGAAAACTAGTACAATTAACGAGGAATGAAGCAAAAGAGAAGTTAGAAGCACTAGGCGCAAACGTAGCGGGCAGTGTAAGTAAAAAAACAGATTTAGTGATTGCTGGTGAAGATGCAGGCTCTAAGCTTGCGAAAGCAGAAAGCTTCGGAATTACCGTATGGGATGAGGAGCAACTCATTGAAGAACTAAATAAATAAGAGGTGTACATGATGAAGAAACACTCCATTCTCGGAATGGTTCTTGTTTTGCTGCTTGCTGGGTGTGCCCCAAGTTTTGATAAAGAACAAGAGGTGGTCCAAGATTCAGAAGATAAAAAGGAAACAGCAATCATCCCGAAATATAAAATTTCAGATGAGTACTATCAAACGATTCTACCATTTGAGCCATCGAAAGCCCGCGGTCTTGTCGTCTCCAATTTGAATACTAGATACGACATTGAGGAATTTGAAAATGGTTTAATGCGAATTGCTCAAACTCAATTTGACCCGGATGACTACTTGTTTCAAGAAGGACAACTATTGGACAATAAAACGATTTCTAGGTGGTTAGAACGTAAATATACGAAAGAACAGCTAAAGGAAAAAGATCGAAAAGAATCCGAGAATCTAGGATTAAATCCGGTTGATCCGGGAACAGGCGATATTGCTAAACGAAATGAAGAAAACCCCATTTACTTAGCACATATTTTAGAGCACAACTATCTGGTCAAATCGGATAACAATAAAGTAAGTCTTGGTGGTGTCGTAATTGGTTTGGCACTGAATTCGGTTCATTATTATCAGAAAGAAGCATATGGTGCTACGTACGAGACGGATATTAGCAGTTCTGAATTAGAAAAGGAAGGGAAGAAAATTGCTGGGCAAGTATTGAAGCGACTACGCTCAATGGACGAAATGAAAGATATTCCGATTACAATTGCTTTATTTGAACAAAAAGAAAAATCATCCGTTGTGCCGGGGAATTTTATTTCCTATACAAATATTAATCATAAATCGAGTGAAATTAGTAAATGGGTCGATGTGGATGAAGAATATTACTTATTTCCTTCTTCAACTGCCGAAAAGAAATATCGTGATGATGTGAATACCTTTACGAATTTTAAAGAAGATGTAGAGCAATATTTCCCTAACTTTAATGGTGTCATTGGACGAGCTTTTTATATAGATAAGCAACTACAAAGTTTAAATATCGACATTCCGATTCAGTTTTATGGGAATTCTGAAGCGATTGGATTTACACAATATGTAGCTGGTTTGATTATGGAGCGATTCCCGAAATATATTTCCATTCAAGTATCGATTACTTCTGTGAACGGACCAGAAGCGTTAATTGTTCGCGAAACGAATCAGGATGAACCAACGGTCCATATTTATGAGTAGGAAAGTGATGAAGCTGATTATAGCTTCATCCTTTTTTCTCGGAAATTTCGCCATGATTCTGTTATTTCCCAGAAAATATTTGTAGATGTTTTGAATTTCGACAACGTTTCCGATGTTGCTTTATTCTGCAATAGTTTGATATGATTTAAAGGATGATTTTAGCGGTTTTACAAAATAAAAAAGTCTAAAAATTTTCAAGATATTTTAGTGTCTAGCGGCTAGCTCGGTATGAAAAAGATGGTGATCCTTAAAGGTCGAAAGTGCCTGTTGAGTTAATGTCTATTTCCCAACGAGCTGATTCAGTCGTTTGCGCTTTTTTAAAATTAGCGGAGGTGAAGAGAATGTCACGTATTTCTATGGAACAAGTTAAACATGTTGCTCATTTGGCTCGTCTTGCGATTACGGAAGAGGAAGCAAAGCAATTCCAAGATCAACTAGATAAAATGATTTCATTTGCAGAGCAATTAAATGAATTAGATACAGATCAAGTAGTTGCGACTTCTCATGTATTAGATATGAAAAATGTTATGCGAGAAGATGTAGCTAAACCAGGTTTACCAATTGAAGAGGTCGTGAAGAATGCCCCGGATCATGAAGATGGGTATATTCGTGTGCCATCTATTATTGAATAAGGAGGGAATATGATGTCGTTGTTCGAACAAAAGGTTTCAGAGCTTCATCAACGTTTACATAATAAAGAAATTAGCGTCACAGACCTTGTTGACGAATCGTATAAGCGAATCGGACAGGTGGAAGGTCAAGTACAAGCATTTTTAACATTAGACGAAGAAAATGCGCGTACACAAGCGAAACAATTGGATGAAAAGTTAGCGAAAGGCGAAACAACAAATCCTTTATTTGGGTTGCCAATTGGTGTGAAAGATAATATCGTTACAAAAAATTTACGTACAACTTGTGCAAGCAAAATTTTGGAGAACTTTGACCCAATTTACGATGCAACCGTTGTACAGAAGCTGCAACAAGTAGAAACGGTTACAATTGGGAAATTAAATATGGATGAATTCGCAATGGGTTCTTCTAATGAAAACTCAGCATTCCAAGCAACAAAGAATCCATGGAATACAGACCATGTACCAGGTGGATCTTCAGGTGGTTCAGCTGCATCTGTAGCTGCAGGAGAAGTATTATTCTCGCTTGGTTCTGATACAGGTGGTTCCATTCGTCAACCGGCTGCCTACTGTGGCGTAGTTGGTTTAAAACCTACATATGGCCGTGTCTCTCGCTTTGGCTTAGTTGCGTTTGCGTCATCTCTTGACCAAATTGGTCCGATTACAAGAACAGTAGAAGACAATGCATACTTACTTGAGGCCATCTCTGGACTTGATCCAATGGATTCAACATCGGCGAATGTTGACGTACCAAGTTTTGTGAACGCATTAACAGGTGATGTAAAAGGCTTGAAGATTGCCGTTCCAAAAGAATATCTTGGTGAAGGTGTTGGAGAAGAAGCGCGCAATTCTGTATTAGCGGCATTAAAAGTATTAGAAAGCTTAGGTGCAGAGTGGGAGGAAGTATCTCTTCCACATTCTAAATATGCCCTAGCTGCTTACTATTTATTATCTTCTTCGGAAGCTTCGGCAAACCTGGCTCGCTTTGACGGTGTTCGTTACGGTTATCGTACAGATAATGCAGAAAACTTAATTGATATGTACAAGCAAACACGTGCAGAAGGTTTTGGAGCCGAGGTAAAACGCCGTATTATGCTTGGAACATTCTCTTTAAGCTCTGGTTATTACGATGCATATTACAAAAAAGCACAAAAGGTACGTACATTAATTAAAAAAGATTTCGAAGACGTTTTCCAAAAATACGATGTTATTATTGGACCGACTGCGCCAACACCAGCGTTCAAAATTGGTGAGCAGGTAAAGGACCCATTAACGATGTATGCGAACGATATTTTAACGATTCCAGTAAACCTTGCAGGGGTACCAGGCATTTCGATTCCATGTGGTTTCTCTAAAGAGGGATTACCACTAGGCCTACAAATTATCGGTAAGCATTTTGATGAAAGCACAGTTTATCGCACAGCTCATGCATTTGAGCAAGCAACAGATTTTCATAAACAATTTCCTAAACTGTAAGGGGTGAAAAACAATGGAATTTGAAACGGTTATTGGTCTTGAAGTGCACGTAGAATTAAAAACAGATTCAAAAATTTTCTCAAGCAGTCCGAACCACTTCGGTGCCGCTCCAAATAGCAACACAACAGTTATTGACCTTGGATATCCTGGTGTGCTGCCTGTTGTGAACAAAAAAGCGGTTGATTATGCAATGAAAGCGGCAATGGCGTTAAACTGTCAAATTGCGCCGATTACAAAATTCGATCGTAAAAACTACTTTTATCCGGATAATCCGAAAGCGTATCAAATCTCTCAATTCGACCAACCGATTGGTGAACATGGCTGGATTGATATTGAAGTAAATGGAAAAACAAAACGAATTGGTATTACGCGTATTCATATGGAAGAAGATGCGGGTAAACTAACACATACAAACTATGGTGTTTCTCTTTGTGATTACAACCGTCAAGGAACACCGCTTGTTGAAATCGTTTCTGAACCGGATATTTCATCTCCAGAAGAAGCATATGCATATTTGGAAAAATTAAAATCAATCATCCAATATACAGGTGTTTCGGATTGTAAAATGGAAGAAGGTTCTCTTCGCTGCGATGCGAACATTTCATTACGTCCAGTTGGTCAAAAGGAATTCGGTACAAAAGCAGAATTGAAAAACTTGAACTCCTTTAACTTCGTTCGTAAAGGCTTAGAGTACGAAGAAATTCGTCAAGCAGAAGTATTGAGCGAAGGCGGCGTTATTGAGCAAGAAACACGTCGTTTTGATGAAGCGACAGGAAAAACGCTTCTTATGCGTGTTAAAGAAGGTTCTGATGACTATCGTTATTTCCCAGAGCCAGATATGTTAACGATTCATATCGATGAAGAATGGAAAGCACGCATTGCGGCAGAAATTCCAGAGCTTCCAGATGCACGTCAAAAACGTTATGTGGAAGAGCTAGGGTTACCAGCTTACGATGCTGCCGTTTTAACGGTGACGAAAGAAACAGCGGACTTCTTTGAAGCTTCGGTATTAGCAGGTGCAGAAGCAAAACAGGCTTCGAACTGGATTATGGGTGAACTTTCTGCTTACTTAAAGACGGAAAACAAAGAGTTACATGATACAGCATTAACAGCTGAGGCATTAGCTGGAATGATTAAGCTTATTGAAAACGGGACGATTTCTTCTAAAATCGCCAAAACGGTTTTCAAAGAGCTTGTTGAAAATGGCGGAGATGCTGAAACAATCGTTAAAGAAAAAGGTCTTGTTCAAATTTCGGATGAAGGTGCTCTTCTTAAAGCGATTGAAGAAGCGATTGCTAATAGTCCTCAATCGGTTGAAGACTTTAAAGCTGGTAAGAAAAAAGCAGTGGGCTTCCTTGTTGGTCAAGTGATGAAAGCAACACAAGGACAAGCGAATCCACAGCTTGTAAATAAATTATTAGTACAAGAGTTAAACAAACTATAATGCAAAAACCGTATCACTTTTTACAAGTGGTGCGGTTTTTTATAGGTGAGAAAATCTGATTGATTACGCATTTAAAATGTGTAGTACTTTCTATTTAAGTAATTGCACTATTAATAGTATGATATGGAGGACGATTAGCAAAATAAAGGATGGAGGTACATAATGGCGAATAAGAAAAATAAAAAGAATCAATCTTCAACATTTACTTTTTGGATTATTGGCTTAGTTGCAGTTATTATTATCGGCTTTATATTTTTAGCACAAGGAAAAGATCAAGAGTCCACTTTTGAAATGGATTATCAAGGACAGCCTTATTTAGGGGAAGAGTCCGCTCCTGTTCAAATTGTTGAGTTTGGTGACTATAAATGCCCAGCTTGTAAGGCTTTTGAAAAGGGATTTTTTCCTCTAATGAAAGAAGCATTGATTGATAGCGGAAAGGCTCAATTTTATTTTATGAATTACTCGTTTATTAACGTTGATTCAGAACGTTCGGCTAAATTTGCTGAGGCGGTTTATCAGGAGTTAGGGAACGAGACGTTCTGGAAATTCCATGAGCTATTATTTACTAAACAGCCTGATGACCTTAAATATGAAAAAGTGGACGTTTATACTGATAAATTTTTAGAAGATACATTGAAAGAAATTGTGAGCAAAAGTGATGCTGCTAAAGTAGTGAAGACTTTCAAGGCGAAATCGGCTGAAGAAGCATGGCAGGTGGATATGGACGCTGCAAGTGAATTAGGAGTAACAGGAACTCCGGCGATATTTGTAGATGGTAAAAAGTTTGAAGGAAATACGCTTGAGGACTTAGAAAAGATGGTAGATGAAGCCGCAAAGGAG from Peribacillus asahii carries:
- a CDS encoding heptaprenylglyceryl phosphate synthase yields the protein MYDFREWKHVFKLDPNKEITDEDLEKVCESGTDAILVGGTDGVTLENVLHLMARVRRYTVPCVLEVSSIETVTPGFDLYFIPSVLNSKNPDWMMGLHQKAVKEYGLLMNWDEVFVEGYCILNAECKAAQLTEANTMLDEEDVAAYAMVAEKMFNLPIFYLEYSGNYGDVSVVQAAKENLENTVLFYGGGITSAHQASEMAQFADVVVVGNIVYDDLQAALETVKAVK
- the pcrA gene encoding DNA helicase PcrA, with the translated sequence MQFLVEKLLNGLNQQQQQAVKATEGPLLIMAGAGSGKTRVLTHRIAYLMVEKQVAPWNILAITFTNKAAREMKERIRSILGGTSDEIWISTFHSMCVRILRRDIDRMGFSRNFSILDTTDQQSVIKQILKDRNMDPKKNDYRSILGSISSAKNELVTPEEYAKTAADFYTQSVSDVYTEYQKRLRKNQALDFDDLIMMTIQLFQRVPEVLEYYQRKFQYIHVDEYQDTNRAQYMLVKLLASRFRNLCVVGDSDQSIYRWRGADIANILSFEKDYPNATMIFLEQNYRSTKRILEAANKVIENNRNRKPKNLWTENLEGEKIFYYRADSEQGEAQFVAGKINELTRNGKTLSDIAILYRTNAQSRVMEEVLLKSNLNYTIVGGTKFYDRKEIKDLLAYLRLISNPDDDISLRRIINVPKRGIGATSMDKVADYARQYDLSIYQALESVEMIGISAKATKSAREFANLIRNYTNQQEYLSVTELVEEVLDKTGYRDMLQTENTIEAQSRLENIDEFLSVTKAFEDNNEDKSLIGFLTDLALVADIDQLDEQKVEEQDQVTLMTLHSAKGLEFPIVFLLGLEEGVFPHSRSLADEQEMEEERRLAYVGVTRAEEQLFITNAQMRTLFGRTNMNPVSRFVSEIPAELLEDLKPAPKSKTSFSSTARTSATTQRKAPASFGRAVSTPSATGGDGIDWAVGDKASHKKWGIGTVVSVKGEGEGKELDIAFPSPTGIKRLLAKFAPVEKV
- the ligA gene encoding NAD-dependent DNA ligase LigA; the protein is MAVPTEKIVRELQALLNQYNYEYHVLDKPSVPDAEYDRLLRELIEYEEKFPELKTSDSPTQRVGGEVLSMFQKVEHTSPMLSLGNAFNEGDLRDFDRKVRQAVGDDFSYVCELKIDGLAVTLQYENGYFVKGATRGDGTIGEDITANLKTIKSIPLKLNEPLTIEVRGEAFMPKKSFEALNTLKEENGEEPFANPRNAAAGSLRQLDPKIAAKRNLAIFLYAIADIGETGVQSHSEGLDLLDQLGFKTNQERKRCETIEDVLAFIEGWTEKRPHLAYEIDGIVIKVDSLEQQERLGYTAKSPRWAIAYKFPAEEVVTILRDIELSIGRTGVLTPTAILDPVRVAGTTVQRASLHNEDLIREKDIRIGDSVVVKKAGDIIPEVVNVLVDRRTGDEVEFRMPTECPECDSELVRLEGEVALRCINPKCPAQIREGLIHFVSRTAMNIDGLGEKVISQLFKEQLIQDVADIYKLTYEQLIGLERMGEKSVNNLLQAIEASKDNSLEKLLFGLGIRHVGAKAAKTLAQQFGTLHALCQATVEELTAINEIGEKMADSIVTYFELDEVSALIDELEAVSVNLAYKGAKPVAADEVDSIFAGKTVVLTGKLVQLTRNEAKEKLEALGANVAGSVSKKTDLVIAGEDAGSKLAKAESFGITVWDEEQLIEELNK
- a CDS encoding CamS family sex pheromone protein, encoding MKKHSILGMVLVLLLAGCAPSFDKEQEVVQDSEDKKETAIIPKYKISDEYYQTILPFEPSKARGLVVSNLNTRYDIEEFENGLMRIAQTQFDPDDYLFQEGQLLDNKTISRWLERKYTKEQLKEKDRKESENLGLNPVDPGTGDIAKRNEENPIYLAHILEHNYLVKSDNNKVSLGGVVIGLALNSVHYYQKEAYGATYETDISSSELEKEGKKIAGQVLKRLRSMDEMKDIPITIALFEQKEKSSVVPGNFISYTNINHKSSEISKWVDVDEEYYLFPSSTAEKKYRDDVNTFTNFKEDVEQYFPNFNGVIGRAFYIDKQLQSLNIDIPIQFYGNSEAIGFTQYVAGLIMERFPKYISIQVSITSVNGPEALIVRETNQDEPTVHIYE
- the gatC gene encoding Asp-tRNA(Asn)/Glu-tRNA(Gln) amidotransferase subunit GatC is translated as MSRISMEQVKHVAHLARLAITEEEAKQFQDQLDKMISFAEQLNELDTDQVVATSHVLDMKNVMREDVAKPGLPIEEVVKNAPDHEDGYIRVPSIIE
- the gatA gene encoding Asp-tRNA(Asn)/Glu-tRNA(Gln) amidotransferase subunit GatA, whose product is MSLFEQKVSELHQRLHNKEISVTDLVDESYKRIGQVEGQVQAFLTLDEENARTQAKQLDEKLAKGETTNPLFGLPIGVKDNIVTKNLRTTCASKILENFDPIYDATVVQKLQQVETVTIGKLNMDEFAMGSSNENSAFQATKNPWNTDHVPGGSSGGSAASVAAGEVLFSLGSDTGGSIRQPAAYCGVVGLKPTYGRVSRFGLVAFASSLDQIGPITRTVEDNAYLLEAISGLDPMDSTSANVDVPSFVNALTGDVKGLKIAVPKEYLGEGVGEEARNSVLAALKVLESLGAEWEEVSLPHSKYALAAYYLLSSSEASANLARFDGVRYGYRTDNAENLIDMYKQTRAEGFGAEVKRRIMLGTFSLSSGYYDAYYKKAQKVRTLIKKDFEDVFQKYDVIIGPTAPTPAFKIGEQVKDPLTMYANDILTIPVNLAGVPGISIPCGFSKEGLPLGLQIIGKHFDESTVYRTAHAFEQATDFHKQFPKL
- the gatB gene encoding Asp-tRNA(Asn)/Glu-tRNA(Gln) amidotransferase subunit GatB encodes the protein MEFETVIGLEVHVELKTDSKIFSSSPNHFGAAPNSNTTVIDLGYPGVLPVVNKKAVDYAMKAAMALNCQIAPITKFDRKNYFYPDNPKAYQISQFDQPIGEHGWIDIEVNGKTKRIGITRIHMEEDAGKLTHTNYGVSLCDYNRQGTPLVEIVSEPDISSPEEAYAYLEKLKSIIQYTGVSDCKMEEGSLRCDANISLRPVGQKEFGTKAELKNLNSFNFVRKGLEYEEIRQAEVLSEGGVIEQETRRFDEATGKTLLMRVKEGSDDYRYFPEPDMLTIHIDEEWKARIAAEIPELPDARQKRYVEELGLPAYDAAVLTVTKETADFFEASVLAGAEAKQASNWIMGELSAYLKTENKELHDTALTAEALAGMIKLIENGTISSKIAKTVFKELVENGGDAETIVKEKGLVQISDEGALLKAIEEAIANSPQSVEDFKAGKKKAVGFLVGQVMKATQGQANPQLVNKLLVQELNKL
- a CDS encoding DsbA family protein, whose protein sequence is MANKKNKKNQSSTFTFWIIGLVAVIIIGFIFLAQGKDQESTFEMDYQGQPYLGEESAPVQIVEFGDYKCPACKAFEKGFFPLMKEALIDSGKAQFYFMNYSFINVDSERSAKFAEAVYQELGNETFWKFHELLFTKQPDDLKYEKVDVYTDKFLEDTLKEIVSKSDAAKVVKTFKAKSAEEAWQVDMDAASELGVTGTPAIFVDGKKFEGNTLEDLEKMVDEAAKEK